From the genome of Streptomyces sp. NBC_01341, one region includes:
- a CDS encoding cation-translocating P-type ATPase, producing METGPDPRESLPSLRRELRTGDQGLSDREAERRLAIYGANEVRPTSGTSLGREVVRQLAHPLALLLWAAAVLAFLAGLAVLGWAIIAVILVNAGFALMQERQAERAVETLAQYLPEHAEVVRDGQEQNIEAHALVPGDLIVLDEGNKIPADARLTEGGIEADLSMLTGESAPVERLAGPAVQDAPLLQEPDLVFSGTICTGGQARAIVYATGSRTELGRIAALSQRGRREQSPLESQVKRVAWFIAAAAVVMGVLFLLTGVAVGLPLADSLTFAIGLLVANVPEGLLPIITLALAVGVRSLARQGAVVKRLSAVETLGSTNVICTDKTGTLTQNHMRVQRLWTPGDGTDKEASTRILARRMAECTTVSQGEDGDLRGDATETALFADAVDLDVAPDFRERDGRRRILYRFSPRLRLMSVITSDGGRGDRLLLITKGAPEAVLARIARQENETVAEGVRQARAAAEDMASSGMRVLAVATRDLSPAALPPSRDEAEAGVTLLGLVGLYDPPRPEVEGAVRRCHDAGLKIHIVTGDNGSTAAAVARQVGIGQPELHVVPEAESVTEQQLDELLGQNAGAELVFARSSPETKLRIADTLRHHGQIVAMTGDGVNDAPALHRAHIGVAMGLSGTDVAREAATMVLTDDNFATIVEAIQSGRRVYDNVRKFIVYIFAHLIPEVVPFAVFALSGGAVPLPLTVLQILAIDLGTETLPALALGRERAEPGIMNRPPRKGTQSVISRDMLIRSWGYLGIVSAALCMGAFFYVLWRSEWHPGASTAPGSELHDAYITATTATFAGIVMCQVGTAFAARTDHASLKAIGLWTNPRLLAGIAFELAFTSALIYLPPLQGIFGTTSLPFDVVLIIMSFPVLVWGTDELRRTSRRRRKGRRQGGEGLNRRVEAEKQ from the coding sequence GTGGAAACGGGCCCCGATCCGAGGGAATCGCTGCCGAGTCTCCGACGTGAGCTGAGAACGGGCGATCAAGGGTTGTCAGACCGAGAGGCTGAGAGACGGTTGGCCATATACGGGGCCAACGAAGTCCGCCCCACGTCCGGTACGTCTCTGGGTCGGGAGGTCGTCCGGCAGCTGGCGCACCCATTGGCCCTGTTGTTGTGGGCAGCTGCCGTGCTGGCCTTCTTGGCCGGCCTCGCTGTCCTGGGGTGGGCCATCATCGCGGTGATCCTGGTGAACGCGGGCTTCGCTCTGATGCAGGAACGGCAGGCCGAGCGCGCGGTGGAGACTCTCGCTCAGTACCTGCCCGAGCATGCCGAGGTGGTCAGGGACGGCCAGGAGCAGAACATCGAGGCACACGCGTTGGTCCCTGGCGATCTCATCGTGCTCGACGAAGGGAACAAGATTCCCGCCGACGCTCGATTGACGGAGGGTGGAATCGAGGCAGATCTGTCGATGCTGACCGGGGAGTCGGCGCCCGTCGAGCGTCTTGCGGGACCGGCGGTTCAGGATGCTCCGCTGCTCCAAGAGCCTGACCTGGTTTTCAGTGGCACGATCTGTACGGGTGGTCAAGCGCGGGCCATTGTCTATGCGACGGGCAGCCGGACGGAGCTGGGCCGCATCGCTGCGCTCAGTCAGCGTGGCCGTCGCGAGCAGAGCCCGTTGGAGAGCCAGGTCAAGAGGGTGGCGTGGTTCATAGCCGCAGCGGCCGTCGTGATGGGGGTGCTGTTCCTCCTGACGGGCGTGGCGGTGGGTCTACCACTCGCCGACTCCCTCACATTCGCCATCGGGCTGTTGGTCGCCAACGTCCCTGAAGGACTCCTGCCCATCATCACCCTTGCCCTGGCCGTCGGGGTTCGGTCACTCGCACGGCAGGGCGCCGTGGTGAAACGGCTGAGCGCGGTCGAGACGCTGGGTTCCACCAACGTCATTTGCACGGACAAGACAGGCACGCTGACGCAGAACCACATGCGGGTCCAGCGCCTGTGGACTCCCGGAGACGGCACGGACAAGGAAGCGAGTACGAGGATTCTGGCGCGCCGGATGGCGGAGTGCACGACAGTCAGCCAGGGCGAAGACGGGGATCTTCGTGGCGACGCCACAGAGACAGCGCTCTTCGCGGACGCTGTTGATCTGGACGTCGCACCTGACTTCAGGGAGCGAGACGGGCGCAGACGGATTCTCTACAGATTCTCACCACGGCTGAGGCTCATGAGCGTCATCACCTCCGACGGTGGGCGCGGTGACCGCCTCCTGCTCATCACCAAGGGTGCGCCCGAAGCCGTACTCGCCCGAATCGCCCGCCAGGAGAACGAGACAGTTGCCGAAGGTGTCCGTCAAGCCAGGGCGGCGGCAGAAGATATGGCCAGCAGTGGAATGCGTGTGCTGGCGGTCGCCACACGTGATCTCTCACCTGCCGCTCTGCCACCCAGCCGCGATGAAGCGGAAGCCGGGGTCACCCTCCTGGGACTGGTCGGCTTGTACGACCCTCCGAGGCCAGAGGTGGAAGGGGCTGTAAGGCGCTGCCACGATGCAGGGCTCAAAATCCACATCGTCACCGGTGACAACGGCTCCACGGCGGCAGCCGTGGCTCGGCAGGTGGGCATCGGACAACCCGAGCTTCATGTGGTTCCCGAAGCGGAGTCAGTCACCGAGCAGCAGCTCGATGAGCTGTTGGGCCAGAACGCCGGCGCGGAGCTGGTCTTCGCCCGGTCGTCACCCGAAACCAAGCTGAGGATCGCCGACACCCTGCGCCACCACGGTCAGATCGTCGCGATGACCGGCGATGGTGTGAATGACGCTCCCGCACTGCATCGCGCCCATATCGGCGTGGCAATGGGCCTTTCAGGAACCGATGTTGCCCGTGAAGCAGCCACCATGGTACTCACCGACGACAATTTCGCCACCATAGTAGAGGCTATTCAGTCGGGGCGTCGAGTGTACGACAATGTGCGTAAGTTCATTGTCTACATATTCGCGCATTTGATCCCAGAAGTTGTTCCGTTCGCAGTTTTCGCCCTCTCCGGCGGCGCCGTGCCGCTCCCCTTGACGGTCCTTCAGATTCTCGCCATCGACCTGGGTACGGAAACTCTGCCTGCCTTGGCTCTAGGACGTGAACGCGCCGAGCCCGGCATCATGAACAGACCGCCTCGCAAGGGAACGCAGAGCGTCATATCGCGCGACATGCTCATCCGCAGCTGGGGATATCTCGGCATAGTTTCCGCCGCCCTTTGTATGGGCGCCTTCTTTTACGTGCTGTGGCGTTCCGAATGGCACCCGGGAGCATCAACCGCACCGGGCAGCGAACTTCATGACGCATACATCACAGCGACCACTGCCACCTTCGCAGGAATTGTCATGTGCCAGGTCGGCACCGCCTTTGCGGCCCGCACGGATCACGCATCCCTGAAAGCTATCGGACTTTGGACCAACCCTCGCCTGCTCGCGGGAATCGCCTTCGAACTTGCCTTCACCAGCGCCTTGATCTACTTGCCTCCCCTGCAGGGCATATTCGGCACGACATCGCTTCCTTTCGATGTGGTTCTCATTATTATGTCGTTTCCTGTGCTCGTGTGGGGGACCGACGAGCTGCGCCGCACATCACGACGCAGGCGAAAAGGACGACGACAGGGAGGTGAGGGTCTGAACCGTCGCGTGGAGGCGGAAAAACAATAA
- a CDS encoding alcohol dehydrogenase catalytic domain-containing protein yields the protein MHAFVYHGPGQGSWESVEDPKIEQPTDALVRVDSTTVCVGDLHALQGKVPDVRPGTILGHEAVGEIMEVGSEVHNVVSGDEVVLSSISSCGHCMSCHDGMYGQCTQGGGWLLGHEVNGTQAEFVRVPFADHSTQKLPYAMDRDTAVLFSEVLPAAFELGVRNGKVRPGAVVVVVGAGPVGLSALVIAGIYSPARIISVDLSPARLAAATRVGADEAELPGRLIADLSDSPGADVVIEAAGSPESFVLCTRVVRSGGHIANIGMHGAPVTLHLEELWQKNITISTGQVNTSSTAWLLDVLTPEHMAALSRIITDKCDLGDIRAVYETASTAVQSGALRTVMRPAAHRKATT from the coding sequence GTGCACGCATTCGTTTATCACGGGCCTGGTCAAGGATCCTGGGAATCCGTAGAAGACCCGAAAATTGAGCAGCCCACGGATGCGCTGGTACGGGTTGATTCCACGACCGTATGCGTGGGTGATCTGCACGCTCTACAAGGAAAAGTACCGGACGTGCGCCCAGGGACAATCCTGGGGCACGAAGCTGTCGGCGAGATAATGGAAGTGGGATCCGAGGTGCACAATGTGGTCTCGGGAGACGAAGTGGTACTGTCGTCCATTTCCTCCTGCGGTCACTGCATGTCGTGCCACGACGGTATGTACGGCCAGTGCACGCAAGGGGGAGGGTGGCTCCTGGGACATGAAGTGAACGGAACCCAAGCAGAGTTCGTCCGGGTCCCGTTCGCGGACCATTCGACCCAGAAGCTCCCGTACGCGATGGACCGAGATACTGCCGTCCTGTTCTCAGAGGTTCTGCCCGCCGCCTTCGAACTTGGGGTACGCAACGGAAAGGTGCGCCCAGGAGCCGTAGTCGTAGTGGTAGGAGCGGGACCTGTCGGTCTGTCGGCGCTGGTTATCGCGGGAATCTACTCCCCCGCCCGAATAATCTCGGTCGATCTCTCGCCGGCACGGCTGGCTGCGGCTACCAGGGTCGGCGCGGATGAAGCCGAACTCCCAGGACGGCTCATTGCAGACCTGTCCGACAGTCCGGGAGCTGATGTGGTGATAGAGGCGGCGGGAAGTCCAGAGAGTTTCGTACTGTGCACGCGCGTCGTACGCTCAGGCGGGCATATCGCAAATATAGGCATGCACGGAGCACCGGTCACGCTGCACCTCGAAGAGCTCTGGCAAAAGAACATCACCATCAGCACAGGTCAGGTCAACACCTCTTCCACCGCGTGGCTCCTCGATGTGCTCACCCCCGAGCACATGGCCGCTCTATCGCGAATCATCACGGACAAGTGCGACCTCGGAGACATAAGGGCGGTATATGAAACTGCGTCCACCGCGGTTCAATCCGGTGCGCTGAGAACAGTCATGCGACCGGCTGCCCACCGAAAGGCCACTACATGA
- a CDS encoding CBS domain-containing protein, with amino-acid sequence MKNLEVADLMTREVVSVVTSTSFKEVAKLLAQHDISGLPVLDDEDKVVGVVSESDILRHQVILHQQNTSGFVSSEMKVTAAQIMSVPAVTIHPHDTAAGAALLMTRNFIDRLPVVDHHDRIVGIVTRRDLLLLLLRPDSEIRRTVEQMLMETMKGEASKIDVHVLNGVVTLEGQLGDWRRGDILTHRAEAADGVVAVVNRMT; translated from the coding sequence ATGAAGAATCTTGAAGTCGCAGACTTGATGACCCGTGAGGTCGTGTCGGTTGTTACGTCCACTTCCTTCAAGGAGGTAGCCAAATTGCTGGCACAACATGACATCAGCGGACTACCTGTACTGGACGACGAGGACAAGGTGGTCGGCGTCGTCTCGGAAAGCGATATCCTGCGGCACCAGGTGATTCTGCACCAACAAAATACTTCTGGCTTCGTGTCGTCAGAAATGAAGGTAACGGCTGCTCAGATTATGTCGGTCCCGGCAGTGACGATCCATCCGCACGACACGGCGGCAGGCGCAGCCCTGCTGATGACACGAAATTTCATAGACAGACTACCCGTCGTCGACCACCACGACAGGATCGTCGGAATCGTGACGCGCAGAGACCTACTGCTACTCCTGCTGCGCCCTGACAGTGAAATACGCCGCACAGTTGAGCAGATGCTTATGGAAACCATGAAGGGGGAGGCAAGTAAAATCGACGTCCACGTACTGAACGGCGTAGTAACCCTGGAAGGCCAACTGGGCGACTGGCGCCGAGGTGACATTCTGACGCACCGCGCCGAAGCCGCGGATGGAGTCGTCGCGGTCGTGAACCGGATGACATAG
- a CDS encoding helix-turn-helix domain-containing protein encodes MADRSQKDPSEPGGDARGDIGRRVAARREHLGLTRMELALRTGSAPGYIEYVETRPGPHGASFMLRLANALETTVNELTGGTVDLPPGVGRAAYHPELVELGQEDCWKLLGSRGVGRVVVSSEQGPAVFPVNYICTEGRIAYRTSVDSGPADAAGHETAFEVDHIDDAFSRGWSVLVVGRAGTVTEPEVVRRLVASHGSTTAWAGGRRDLWIVVTPSSVTGRRIVVSEH; translated from the coding sequence ATGGCCGACCGCTCTCAGAAGGACCCCAGTGAACCCGGCGGCGACGCACGCGGCGACATCGGCAGACGTGTCGCCGCGCGCCGTGAACACCTGGGACTGACCAGAATGGAACTCGCGCTCCGTACCGGCTCCGCGCCCGGATACATCGAGTACGTAGAGACGAGGCCAGGCCCCCACGGGGCGAGCTTCATGCTGCGCTTGGCCAACGCGCTCGAGACGACCGTGAACGAACTCACGGGCGGCACGGTCGATCTACCTCCGGGGGTGGGGCGAGCGGCCTATCATCCCGAATTGGTCGAACTCGGTCAGGAGGATTGCTGGAAGCTGCTCGGCAGTCGCGGAGTGGGCCGTGTAGTCGTGAGCAGTGAGCAGGGACCAGCGGTCTTCCCGGTCAACTACATCTGCACCGAGGGAAGAATCGCCTACAGGACCTCGGTGGACTCCGGCCCCGCGGACGCGGCCGGGCACGAGACCGCCTTCGAGGTGGATCACATCGACGACGCTTTCAGTCGAGGGTGGAGCGTACTTGTTGTCGGTCGGGCGGGCACAGTCACCGAACCCGAGGTGGTGCGGCGGCTCGTAGCCTCGCACGGCTCCACCACGGCCTGGGCCGGCGGGCGGCGGGACCTCTGGATCGTGGTGACACCCAGCAGTGTGACCGGACGCCGCATTGTCGTGAGCGAACATTGA
- a CDS encoding DUF302 domain-containing protein encodes MNYSRTVHVDGAFAQTVTAVREALAEQGFGILTEIDVQATLKEKLGHEMEDYLILGACNPPLAHRAIEADRSIGLLLPCNVVVRSEGGHITVQALDPNTMVTLTGRDALKPVAEEATRRLDAALSALTDGEK; translated from the coding sequence ATGAACTACAGCCGCACCGTGCACGTGGACGGCGCCTTCGCGCAGACCGTGACTGCTGTGCGCGAGGCACTGGCTGAACAGGGCTTCGGGATCCTGACCGAGATCGACGTGCAGGCCACCTTGAAGGAAAAGCTGGGCCACGAGATGGAGGACTATCTGATCCTCGGCGCCTGCAACCCGCCTCTGGCACACCGGGCGATCGAGGCGGATCGCTCCATTGGCCTGCTGCTGCCCTGCAACGTCGTCGTCCGATCCGAGGGCGGACACATCACCGTCCAGGCCCTCGACCCCAACACCATGGTCACCCTGACCGGACGTGACGCCCTGAAGCCCGTCGCGGAAGAAGCCACCCGCCGACTGGACGCCGCCTTGTCCGCGCTCACCGACGGCGAGAAGTAA
- a CDS encoding rhodanese-like domain-containing protein, which translates to MFLFRRGRPRVSVDQARSRTSGDTPDAVLLDVRERPEWNAGHAPGAVHLPLSKLVAGADLPAEAFDRPLVLICRSGRRSQQAANLLTRRGAQVVDVEGGMNAWAAAGHPVLDERGDRGRIA; encoded by the coding sequence ATGTTCCTCTTCCGCCGCGGCCGGCCCCGCGTCAGCGTGGACCAGGCCCGCAGCCGCACCAGCGGCGACACACCGGACGCCGTCCTGCTCGACGTCCGCGAAAGGCCCGAGTGGAACGCGGGCCATGCCCCCGGCGCCGTCCACCTGCCCCTTTCGAAACTCGTCGCCGGGGCCGACCTGCCGGCCGAGGCATTCGACCGACCGCTGGTGCTGATCTGCCGCAGCGGGCGCCGCTCCCAGCAGGCCGCAAACCTCCTCACCCGGCGCGGAGCGCAGGTCGTCGACGTCGAGGGCGGCATGAACGCGTGGGCCGCCGCCGGACACCCGGTCCTCGACGAACGCGGTGACCGCGGCCGGATAGCGTGA
- a CDS encoding sulfite exporter TauE/SafE family protein, with amino-acid sequence MTAIALALIAGAVVGLTLGALGGGGSVLAVPALMYLLGFSLSAATTASLIIVAATSATALYAHARDGHVAWKAGSLFAAAGIAPAYLAGAAAGRVPEAALTSAFSAIAVLAAVRMSRPSSSRPPERIQPGKAVGAGAGLGAVTGFLGVGGGFLAVPALVSVLGLAMRRAVGTSLLVITVNSFAALAARTGTGDGLDWGLIGPFTGAAILGAWDGKRLSSKVSVNSLQKVFAGVLLVVAVFMLIDVIA; translated from the coding sequence GTGACCGCGATCGCTCTCGCCCTCATCGCCGGGGCAGTCGTCGGTCTCACCCTCGGAGCACTCGGCGGCGGCGGCAGTGTTCTGGCCGTACCCGCGCTGATGTACCTGCTCGGTTTCAGCCTGTCCGCGGCCACCACCGCCAGCCTGATCATCGTGGCCGCCACCTCAGCCACCGCCCTGTACGCCCACGCGCGCGACGGCCATGTCGCCTGGAAGGCCGGATCACTGTTTGCCGCAGCGGGCATTGCCCCCGCCTACCTCGCTGGGGCCGCCGCCGGACGCGTACCCGAAGCGGCCCTGACCAGCGCATTCTCCGCCATCGCCGTACTGGCGGCCGTACGGATGTCCCGTCCGTCCTCTTCGCGGCCGCCGGAGCGGATACAGCCCGGCAAGGCGGTCGGGGCAGGAGCCGGACTCGGCGCGGTGACCGGCTTCCTCGGCGTCGGCGGCGGCTTCCTCGCCGTCCCGGCCCTGGTGAGCGTGCTCGGCCTGGCGATGCGGCGGGCGGTGGGCACCAGCCTGCTCGTCATCACCGTCAACTCTTTCGCCGCCCTGGCGGCCCGCACCGGGACAGGCGACGGTCTCGACTGGGGGTTGATCGGCCCGTTCACGGGAGCGGCGATCCTCGGCGCCTGGGACGGCAAACGCCTCAGCAGCAAGGTCTCCGTCAACAGCCTTCAGAAGGTCTTCGCCGGCGTACTCCTGGTGGTGGCTGTGTTCATGCTGATCGACGTGATCGCATGA
- a CDS encoding metal-sensitive transcriptional regulator, whose protein sequence is MELEMAADELKSVLNRLRRAQGQIAGIIKMIEEGRDCEDVITQLAAASRALDRAGFAIIATGLQHCMTEGGQPAGDRDEMRARLEKLFLSLA, encoded by the coding sequence GTGGAGTTGGAAATGGCGGCCGACGAACTGAAGTCGGTGCTGAACCGGCTGCGGCGGGCTCAGGGCCAGATCGCAGGGATCATCAAGATGATCGAGGAGGGCCGGGACTGCGAGGACGTGATCACGCAGCTGGCCGCGGCCTCCCGTGCGCTGGACCGGGCCGGGTTCGCGATCATCGCGACCGGGCTGCAGCACTGCATGACCGAGGGCGGACAGCCGGCCGGTGACCGCGATGAGATGCGTGCCCGGCTGGAGAAGCTGTTCCTGTCCCTGGCCTGA
- a CDS encoding TetR/AcrR family transcriptional regulator: MTDGNRGANSPTRSKYASAQLGESEILRRGLDTFAELGYAATTVRELARRLEVSHNFINDRYGSKGNFWRAVVDFAMRDDQDDFDHQLAKSGDDDEHLTGVIVQLYRRSANASAKNRLLADESTRDSDRLDYLHQRFIQPFWDSIEPAINNLMSAGRIPLVPPHVLYTAITGPALALAQDPVADRLNPAAAPVAKQDRERLADTLSSLVIHGLLRPCGQ, encoded by the coding sequence ATGACCGATGGAAACCGAGGGGCCAATTCGCCGACGCGGAGCAAGTACGCCTCTGCGCAACTGGGCGAAAGTGAGATCCTCCGGCGCGGGCTCGACACTTTCGCAGAGCTTGGCTACGCCGCGACCACGGTGCGGGAGCTGGCCCGGCGTCTTGAGGTCAGCCACAACTTCATCAACGACCGCTACGGGTCGAAAGGCAACTTCTGGCGTGCTGTCGTGGACTTCGCGATGCGGGACGACCAGGACGATTTCGACCATCAACTGGCCAAGTCGGGCGACGACGACGAGCATCTGACCGGTGTGATCGTTCAGCTCTACCGCCGATCGGCGAACGCCTCGGCGAAGAACCGGCTGCTGGCCGATGAATCCACCCGCGACTCCGATCGTCTGGACTACCTGCACCAACGGTTCATCCAGCCGTTCTGGGACAGCATCGAGCCGGCCATCAACAACCTCATGTCCGCCGGTCGCATCCCACTGGTTCCACCGCACGTCCTGTACACCGCCATCACCGGACCTGCGCTGGCCCTCGCCCAGGACCCCGTCGCCGACCGCCTGAACCCAGCGGCCGCACCCGTGGCGAAACAGGACAGAGAACGCCTGGCCGACACACTCTCCAGCCTCGTCATCCACGGCCTGCTCCGCCCCTGCGGACAGTGA
- a CDS encoding SDR family NAD(P)-dependent oxidoreductase, with protein sequence MGILDGKVALVTGTSGGMGRVAALIFAREGAKIVGVDIQAETNAETVDLVRRAGGEMTSIAPVDLTDADQVHRMADEAAAAYGGLDAVYNNAAMMRFGAMPDFSIEDWRATEAGELDIPFFVSKYTWPHLVRRGGGVIINVASEAGLIAGSTPPMVAHTAANAGVIGMTRQLALEGAPLGIRAVAISPGPVLTPASDRDLGDNQAMRDAVTSKVLLKRFAQPEEIVELAAFLASDRASFITGANYPVDGGASAW encoded by the coding sequence ATGGGAATTCTCGACGGCAAGGTAGCGCTCGTCACCGGCACCAGTGGAGGTATGGGACGCGTCGCCGCCCTGATCTTCGCCCGTGAGGGCGCGAAGATCGTCGGTGTCGACATCCAGGCCGAGACCAATGCGGAGACGGTCGACCTCGTACGCCGCGCCGGCGGCGAGATGACGAGCATCGCACCGGTCGACCTGACCGACGCGGACCAAGTACACCGGATGGCCGACGAGGCCGCGGCCGCCTATGGCGGGCTCGATGCCGTCTACAACAACGCGGCCATGATGCGCTTCGGCGCCATGCCCGACTTCTCCATCGAAGACTGGCGTGCGACGGAGGCCGGGGAGCTCGACATCCCCTTCTTCGTGTCGAAGTACACCTGGCCGCACCTCGTCCGGCGCGGTGGCGGAGTCATCATCAACGTCGCGTCGGAGGCCGGGCTGATCGCGGGCTCCACTCCCCCGATGGTCGCCCACACCGCCGCCAACGCCGGCGTCATCGGAATGACACGACAGCTCGCACTCGAGGGCGCCCCTCTCGGAATCCGAGCCGTGGCGATCAGCCCGGGCCCTGTTCTGACTCCCGCCAGCGACCGGGACCTCGGCGACAACCAGGCCATGAGGGACGCCGTCACCAGCAAGGTCCTCCTCAAGCGCTTCGCACAGCCCGAGGAGATCGTAGAACTCGCCGCCTTCCTCGCCTCCGACCGGGCCTCCTTCATCACCGGCGCCAACTACCCCGTCGACGGCGGAGCAAGCGCCTGGTAA
- a CDS encoding serine hydrolase domain-containing protein, translated as MRRVPSRRLVAAVLLAAATLAPAAAIPATAVPVAWTARQDMAGSSPDELGPGLVARLDKAIAEVRGQAGIPGAVVGLWMPGKGSYVRATGVADTTTRRPMSVDSFVRIGSETKTFTVTALLELVDDDRIKLDDPIAKYVPGVPNGHRITLRHLAEMRSGLFPYTSDTDFIHDLLSDPERTFTPRQTLAYGFRHRNTFAPGAQFQYCNSNLVLLGLVIEKVSGHRLADFIHERVLGPAHLHRTLFPRGPGFPAPHPRGYTDQTLSGKTADATNWNPSWAWAAGAMISDLQDLHRWAPIVATGKLLSPATQRQRLKTLPTGFPGTSYGLGIFKTNGWIGHNGSIPGYETVTVYLPSKKATLVLMINTDTQWQGKEPSTLLARAITEIATPDNIYDKDSAISPRP; from the coding sequence ATGCGACGTGTTCCCTCCCGCCGTTTGGTCGCCGCGGTGCTGCTCGCAGCCGCCACGCTGGCCCCGGCCGCTGCGATTCCCGCGACGGCGGTCCCCGTCGCGTGGACTGCCCGTCAGGACATGGCCGGTTCCTCGCCGGACGAACTCGGTCCCGGGCTCGTCGCCCGGCTTGACAAGGCCATTGCGGAGGTACGCGGTCAGGCGGGCATTCCCGGTGCCGTTGTCGGACTGTGGATGCCGGGCAAGGGAAGCTACGTCCGGGCGACCGGCGTCGCCGACACGACCACACGCAGACCGATGTCCGTTGACTCCTTCGTGCGGATCGGGAGCGAAACCAAGACGTTCACCGTCACCGCACTGCTCGAGCTCGTGGACGACGACCGGATCAAGCTGGACGACCCGATCGCCAAGTACGTTCCCGGCGTGCCCAACGGCCACCGGATCACGCTGCGCCATCTCGCCGAAATGCGCAGTGGCCTGTTCCCCTATACCTCGGACACCGACTTCATCCACGACCTGCTGAGCGACCCGGAACGCACTTTCACTCCCCGTCAGACGCTCGCGTACGGCTTCAGGCACAGGAACACGTTCGCGCCGGGGGCGCAGTTCCAGTACTGCAACTCCAACCTCGTCCTGCTCGGCCTCGTGATCGAGAAGGTCAGCGGTCACCGGCTCGCCGACTTCATTCACGAACGGGTACTCGGCCCGGCTCACCTGCATCGCACGCTGTTCCCGAGAGGGCCCGGGTTCCCCGCGCCGCACCCGCGGGGTTACACGGACCAGACGCTGAGCGGCAAGACCGCTGACGCGACGAACTGGAACCCGAGCTGGGCCTGGGCGGCCGGGGCGATGATCTCGGACCTGCAGGATCTGCACCGATGGGCCCCGATCGTCGCCACCGGGAAACTGCTCAGCCCTGCTACCCAGCGACAGCGGCTCAAGACGCTGCCCACCGGGTTCCCCGGAACAAGCTACGGCCTCGGCATCTTCAAGACCAACGGATGGATCGGGCACAACGGCTCGATCCCCGGGTACGAGACCGTGACGGTCTACCTGCCCTCGAAGAAGGCCACGCTCGTCCTCATGATCAACACGGACACCCAGTGGCAGGGGAAGGAGCCGTCCACGCTCCTGGCCCGCGCGATCACGGAGATCGCCACTCCGGACAACATCTACGACAAGGACAGCGCGATCAGCCCCCGCCCGTAG
- a CDS encoding PQQ-binding-like beta-propeller repeat protein: MNAGVAMQRWHFSPNRRAVSAPVVADGGVYVSNDSEVHAVDAATGQQRWRFSVGQERSDTTPPAVADGTVYVGSNDAAGHVYAMDALTGRQLWKAGTGAPVSSSSLAVADGVVYVGSRRGLCALDAASGEQRWEFGPGAVFSRPAAADGVLFVHVGGRVGGGLYALDARTGEQQWRFSTGREWNEESAPAVADGTVHVGSGSSLYAVDARSGQQRWMFLAGHSVTASPVVMNGTVYCGSWDKNLYAMDAVTGTMRWKFPTAGAVASSVAVVDGLVYVGSWDFGLYAVDAATGEKHGEFPTTDWVNSPAVLNGVAYISTRDGHVYALKTPLPPPRNPTA; encoded by the coding sequence ATGAATGCCGGCGTGGCGATGCAGCGGTGGCACTTTTCCCCCAACCGCCGGGCCGTGTCGGCTCCAGTCGTCGCTGACGGCGGCGTGTACGTCAGTAACGATTCCGAGGTCCACGCCGTGGACGCGGCCACCGGGCAGCAGCGCTGGAGGTTCTCCGTCGGCCAGGAGCGGAGCGACACCACCCCACCGGCGGTGGCCGACGGGACGGTGTACGTCGGCAGCAATGACGCGGCCGGTCACGTGTACGCGATGGACGCGCTCACCGGGCGGCAACTCTGGAAGGCCGGTACCGGTGCGCCCGTGTCCTCGTCATCCCTGGCAGTGGCCGACGGCGTGGTGTACGTCGGCAGCCGAAGGGGCCTGTGCGCCCTTGACGCAGCCAGCGGGGAGCAACGCTGGGAATTCGGCCCGGGCGCGGTGTTCTCTCGCCCGGCTGCGGCCGATGGTGTGCTGTTTGTGCACGTCGGCGGACGGGTCGGGGGTGGGCTGTATGCCTTGGACGCCCGCACCGGGGAGCAGCAGTGGAGGTTTTCCACCGGACGTGAGTGGAACGAGGAGTCAGCGCCGGCAGTAGCCGACGGGACTGTCCATGTCGGCAGCGGAAGCAGTCTGTACGCAGTGGACGCCCGCAGCGGGCAGCAGAGATGGATGTTTCTCGCCGGCCACTCTGTGACCGCATCGCCGGTGGTCATGAATGGCACCGTCTACTGCGGGAGTTGGGACAAGAACCTTTACGCGATGGATGCCGTCACTGGGACGATGCGCTGGAAGTTCCCCACCGCTGGTGCGGTGGCATCCTCCGTAGCCGTGGTCGATGGGCTGGTCTACGTCGGCAGCTGGGATTTCGGCCTGTATGCGGTGGACGCAGCCACCGGCGAAAAGCATGGGGAATTTCCCACGACTGACTGGGTCAATTCTCCAGCGGTCCTGAACGGCGTGGCCTACATCAGCACCCGGGACGGCCACGTCTACGCTCTGAAGACCCCGCTCCCGCCGCCACGGAACCCCACGGCCTGA